In Deltaproteobacteria bacterium, the following proteins share a genomic window:
- a CDS encoding efflux RND transporter permease subunit: MSLSDLSIQRPILTWMMMLALVVFGVLGFQRLGVDQFPNMEFPVLTVLAELSGASPEGIEEDVTDIIEERLNTIAGVRSIRSTSSQGFALVTV; encoded by the coding sequence TCCGATCTCTCGATCCAGCGCCCGATCCTGACCTGGATGATGATGCTCGCGCTCGTCGTCTTCGGCGTGCTCGGCTTCCAGCGCCTGGGCGTGGATCAGTTCCCGAACATGGAGTTCCCCGTGCTCACGGTTCTGGCGGAGCTCTCCGGCGCGAGCCCCGAGGGAATCGAAGAGGACGTCACCGACATCATCGAGGAACGGCTGAACACGATCGCGGGCGTGCGCTCGATCCGCTCCACGAGCTCGCAGGGATTTGCGCTGGTCACGGT